One region of Mesomycoplasma ovipneumoniae genomic DNA includes:
- the mnmE gene encoding tRNA uridine-5-carboxymethylaminomethyl(34) synthesis GTPase MnmE → MVFDTICAIASGAINQAISIIRISGPNAFKIMEKIFTGKIGNSMEITFGWIHDNQTKIDQVLVLWFAGNKNFVGEETVEINAHGGVLNTNLILETILKTKLARLANPGEFSLRAFLNGKIDLVKAQAINDLIHAQVKSQHNVALKQFSGASSNFIKKLIQQIEEIIGTIEVNIDYPEYDDVEILTNQILIPKIDELIKNFDELIKIADNSRLIYEGIRTSLIGEPNSGKSSLLNVLINENKAIISEIPGTTRDIVEGNFVIDNLLFKVFDTAGIRKTKQKIEQIGINKTFENMEKSDLILHVIDASQKKSKHLDLSEKISENQVYLQVYNKSDLIENKGEFTDKILISAKNKQIDSLIEKIKTIFAFLGKENQFVANSFQISQIELAKTAIFEAKNSLESGFGPEIAIVDLRNAWRELQTIFGRTDDENLLDSIFSRFCLGK, encoded by the coding sequence ATGGTTTTTGATACTATTTGTGCGATTGCTTCAGGAGCAATAAATCAAGCAATTTCGATCATTAGAATTTCAGGACCAAACGCCTTTAAGATCATGGAAAAAATTTTTACCGGGAAAATTGGTAATTCCATGGAAATAACTTTTGGCTGGATTCATGATAATCAAACTAAAATTGATCAAGTTTTAGTTTTATGATTTGCTGGAAATAAAAATTTTGTTGGTGAAGAAACTGTAGAAATAAATGCGCACGGCGGAGTTTTAAATACAAATTTAATTCTTGAAACTATTTTAAAAACTAAACTCGCTAGACTTGCAAATCCTGGAGAGTTCAGTTTGCGTGCTTTTTTAAATGGGAAAATTGACTTAGTTAAAGCACAAGCAATTAATGATTTAATTCATGCTCAAGTTAAATCACAACACAATGTTGCTCTCAAACAGTTTTCTGGTGCAAGTTCAAATTTTATTAAAAAATTAATCCAACAAATCGAGGAAATTATCGGGACTATTGAGGTAAATATTGATTATCCCGAATATGATGATGTAGAAATTCTAACAAATCAGATTCTTATTCCTAAAATTGATGAATTAATAAAAAATTTTGATGAATTAATAAAAATAGCCGATAATTCAAGACTAATTTATGAAGGAATAAGGACATCTTTAATTGGCGAACCCAATAGCGGCAAGTCTTCGCTTCTAAATGTTTTAATTAACGAAAATAAGGCGATAATAAGTGAAATTCCTGGAACAACTCGCGATATTGTCGAAGGTAATTTTGTGATTGACAACTTGCTTTTTAAAGTTTTTGATACTGCCGGAATTAGAAAAACTAAACAAAAAATTGAGCAAATTGGAATTAATAAAACTTTTGAAAACATGGAAAAATCTGATTTGATTTTACATGTTATTGATGCAAGTCAAAAAAAATCTAAACATCTTGATTTAAGTGAAAAAATTAGCGAAAATCAAGTATATTTACAAGTCTATAACAAATCTGACCTAATTGAAAATAAGGGAGAATTTACTGATAAAATATTAATTAGTGCTAAAAACAAACAAATTGATAGCTTAATTGAAAAAATTAAAACTATTTTTGCCTTTTTGGGAAAAGAAAATCAATTTGTCGCTAATTCATTCCAAATTTCACAAATAGAACTGGCAAAAACAGCAATTTTCGAAGCTAAAAATAGTCTAGAATCTGGTTTCGGACCTGAAATTGCCATTGTAGATTTACGTAACGCTTGAAGAGAATTGCAAACTATTTTTGGCAGAACAGACGATGAAAACTTGCTTGATTCAATTTTTTCACGGTTTTGTCTAGGAAAATAA
- a CDS encoding ABC-F family ATP-binding cassette domain-containing protein, producing the protein MIEIKDLSKIFADKVLFQNVNLKFTEGNTYGIIGANGAGKSTFLKILAGFIEPSSGSIQTSQNQRISVLSQNHYEFDDFIVTDVVIMGNQKLYEIQQEKDQIYANPDATEADYNRAGELEEQFGLLGGWSAENDAQILLSALEIPKEFWYSKMSELKSSYKVKVLLAKALFGNPDILIMDEPTNHLDFKAIKWLEEFLINYKNIVLVVSHDSDFLDQVCTHTVDIDYGEVKIFTGNYSFWKQSSELLKELQKNANAKKEEQIAKLEAFIAKFSANASKSAQATSRKKSLEKIQLEEIKPSSRKYPYIRFNVFPRPGKQILNVENLSYKNPETGEFLFKNVSFTLLPGQKMVVFVDDDLIKTKLLDIIAGKEAPTSGTITWGSTIKFDYLPANTDDFFNSDLDLISWISQWPIFNTQDENKDNSTHRMRAFLGRMFFSGDQVFKKVNVTSGGEKVRLMFSKMMLSESNFLIFDQPLNHLDSESIDSFIEGLKLYDSGAIFTTYNLALIREVANAILDIKQDSAVFFQGTLAEYEKKIGI; encoded by the coding sequence ATGATTGAAATTAAGGATTTATCAAAAATTTTTGCTGATAAAGTTTTATTTCAAAATGTAAATTTAAAATTTACAGAAGGAAATACTTATGGAATTATCGGCGCAAATGGAGCCGGAAAATCAACTTTTTTAAAAATTTTAGCTGGCTTTATCGAACCTTCATCAGGATCAATTCAAACATCACAAAATCAAAGAATTTCGGTTTTATCACAAAATCACTATGAATTTGACGATTTTATTGTTACTGATGTTGTAATAATGGGAAACCAAAAATTATACGAAATTCAACAAGAAAAAGATCAAATTTATGCAAACCCGGATGCAACTGAGGCTGATTATAACCGCGCTGGAGAACTTGAAGAACAATTTGGACTTTTAGGTGGTTGAAGTGCTGAAAATGATGCTCAAATTTTACTTTCTGCACTTGAAATTCCTAAGGAATTTTGATACTCAAAAATGTCAGAATTAAAATCTTCCTATAAAGTCAAAGTACTTTTAGCAAAAGCCCTTTTTGGAAATCCTGATATTTTGATAATGGATGAGCCAACTAACCACTTAGATTTTAAAGCTATTAAATGACTTGAAGAATTTTTGATTAATTATAAAAATATTGTTCTGGTTGTTAGCCATGATAGCGATTTTTTGGATCAAGTTTGCACTCATACTGTTGATATTGATTATGGTGAAGTTAAAATTTTTACTGGAAACTATAGCTTTTGAAAACAATCTTCTGAGTTATTAAAAGAACTTCAAAAAAATGCTAATGCAAAAAAAGAAGAGCAAATTGCAAAATTAGAGGCATTTATAGCAAAATTCTCTGCAAATGCTTCTAAATCTGCCCAGGCAACTTCACGAAAAAAGTCCCTTGAGAAAATTCAGCTCGAGGAAATTAAACCTTCATCACGAAAATACCCTTACATTCGTTTTAATGTTTTTCCAAGACCTGGAAAACAAATATTAAATGTTGAAAATTTGAGTTATAAAAATCCTGAAACTGGCGAGTTTTTATTTAAAAATGTGTCTTTTACACTTTTACCAGGTCAAAAAATGGTAGTTTTTGTTGATGATGATTTGATAAAAACTAAATTACTTGACATTATTGCCGGAAAAGAAGCCCCAACTTCAGGAACAATTACTTGAGGCTCGACAATAAAATTTGATTATTTGCCAGCAAACACAGATGATTTTTTTAATTCAGATTTAGATTTAATTTCCTGAATTTCACAGTGGCCAATTTTTAACACACAAGATGAAAATAAAGACAATTCAACCCATAGAATGCGTGCTTTTTTAGGAAGGATGTTTTTTAGTGGTGATCAAGTTTTTAAAAAAGTCAATGTTACATCTGGTGGTGAAAAAGTTCGACTAATGTTTTCAAAAATGATGTTAAGTGAATCAAATTTTTTAATTTTTGACCAGCCACTTAATCATCTTGATTCTGAATCAATTGATTCTTTTATTGAAGGTTTAAAACTTTATGATTCAGGTGCAATTTTTACAACTTATAATCTTGCCTTAATAAGGGAAGTTGCAAATGCGATTTTGGATATTAAGCAAGATTCAGCTGTGTTTTTTCAAGGCACACTGGCTGAATATGAGAAAAAAATAGGAATTTAG
- a CDS encoding ABC transporter permease yields the protein MTLKNDGEHRRDLLKIGASPSIQGISTKNIDYNYIYTIPPTKKKKNPLLKYMGFDSFFFRFSKKIVKIFFEFIIVAWIVATLVFLLIDSIPGEPGFLDGLNEAQKTAEKQLYGLDLPQAQRYFNYLWNFINFDFGISYSLRPRVEISDFIWQRFFTSFSIGIVSVILTLLVGVPLGIAVGKNPGKFLDNLATVWIAIFSSIPSLVFAIFLLIFGQKAGIPYIFDIQDFSTFVLPAIALSIGSVISYVRYIRFELNNELNSMHAKFAYLKNLTRNRFVWTHALKASLFPIATFFPLVVLGSFIGSIFVEKIFLITGSGGIMIDAIQSKDNNIILFLVIIYSLLTIISYTLRDISYELLDPRIRRRAK from the coding sequence ATGACGCTAAAAAATGATGGTGAACATCGCAGAGATCTGTTAAAAATAGGTGCAAGTCCTTCAATCCAAGGCATAAGCACAAAAAATATTGATTATAATTATATTTATACTATTCCGCCAACAAAGAAAAAGAAAAATCCACTATTAAAGTATATGGGTTTTGACTCGTTTTTTTTCCGTTTTTCGAAAAAAATTGTAAAAATTTTTTTCGAATTTATAATAGTGGCTTGAATTGTTGCAACCCTAGTTTTTCTTTTGATTGACTCAATTCCAGGTGAGCCAGGTTTTCTTGATGGTCTAAATGAGGCTCAAAAAACAGCGGAAAAACAACTTTATGGACTTGATTTGCCCCAAGCGCAAAGATATTTCAACTACCTTTGAAATTTTATCAATTTTGATTTTGGAATTTCATATAGTCTTAGACCCCGTGTAGAAATTAGTGATTTTATTTGGCAAAGGTTTTTTACATCCTTTTCAATAGGTATTGTTTCAGTTATTTTGACACTTTTAGTTGGAGTTCCACTTGGGATTGCTGTTGGAAAAAATCCAGGAAAGTTTCTTGACAATTTAGCGACAGTCTGAATAGCGATTTTTTCTTCAATTCCTTCGCTAGTTTTTGCAATTTTTCTTTTAATTTTTGGTCAAAAAGCCGGAATTCCTTATATTTTTGATATACAGGATTTTTCAACTTTTGTTCTACCTGCAATCGCCCTTTCAATTGGATCTGTAATTAGTTATGTGCGATACATTCGATTTGAACTTAATAATGAGTTAAATTCTATGCATGCAAAATTTGCATATTTAAAAAATTTAACAAGAAATCGTTTTGTTTGAACTCACGCACTTAAGGCATCACTTTTCCCAATTGCAACCTTTTTCCCTTTAGTTGTTTTAGGTTCTTTCATTGGATCAATTTTTGTTGAAAAAATCTTTTTAATTACAGGATCTGGGGGAATCATGATTGATGCAATTCAGTCAAAAGATAACAATATTATTCTTTTCTTAGTAATTATTTACTCACTTTTGACAATAATTTCTTATACATTACGTGATATTAGTTACGAATT